A genome region from Lucilia cuprina isolate Lc7/37 chromosome 3, ASM2204524v1, whole genome shotgun sequence includes the following:
- the LOC111688476 gene encoding ketimine reductase mu-crystallin, which yields MSADLQPKYISAKEVEKLLTWPLVNAAVEEALKATGQTDIDPANLQHSYAIQPARSITPCGDRTKLLMCMPGFVGNYQLGDPAGNKKNTLACKLVTSFASNHLRKPPVPNILANILLFNTETGLLQCIMDGTQITAWRTAAASLVATKYLYFKRFPEGVNKAIKLAIIGCGVQGQSHALGMCKTFNVIDVYLYNRTKAKADRLADELRTECSTRVHVCDSAETAVREADVVCVGTYSPTALINYEMLKGSDVHINTVGAGQVHFGEVAQDIYDQSVVYVDSMVSAKVELKDLKARIIGEVGEVIRNGKRTENERITIYQSMGIAAEDATVAQAIYDATIKG from the exons atgtcTGCTGATCTACAACCAAAATACATTTCTGCCAAAGAAGTAGAAAAACTGCTTACCTGGCCGCTGGTAAATGCAGCTGTAGAAGAGGCCCTTAAAGCTACCGGACAAACAGATATAGATCCAGCTAATCTTCAACATTCCTATGCTATACAACCGGCTCGCTCTATTACACCTTGTGGTGATCGCACTAAACTATTAATGTGTATGCCTGGATTTGTAGGCAACTACCAACTAGGTGACCCCGCCGGCAATAAGAAAAACACCTTAGCCTGTAAATTGGTTACATCATTTGCCTCCAATCATCTGCGTAAACCACCAGTACCTAATATTTTGGCCAACATTTTACTTTTCAATACTGAAACCGGACTACTGCAATGCATAATGGATGGCACTCAAATTACCGCTTGGCGTACGGCAGCCGCTTCTTTAGTGGCTACCAAATATCTATATTTCAAACGTTTTCCTGAAGGTGTTAATAAAGCCATTAAATTGGCCATTATAGGCTGTGGTGTACAGGGACAATCTCATGCTCTGGGAATGTGTAAGacatttaatgttattgatgtTTATCTTTACAATCGTACAAAAGCAAAGGCCGATCGATTAGCCGATGAATTAAGGACAGAATGTTCCACCCGGGTGCATGTTTGCGATTCAGCCGAAACGGCTGTTCGGGAAGCCGATGTGGTATGTGTGGGTACTTACTCGCCAACAGCTTTAATCAACTATGAAATGCTTAAGGGCAGTGATGTTCATATAAATA cTGTCGGAGCTGGCCAAGTTCATTTTGGTGAAGTAGCTCAAGATATCTATGACCAGAGTGTGGTATATGTTGATTCTATGGTTAGTGCTAAAGTGGAGTTGAAAGATTTAAAGGCTCGCATTATAGGCGAAGTTGGTGAGGTTATACGCAATGGCAAGAGAACGGAAAATGAACGTATAACTATCTATCAGTCGATGG GCATTGCTGCTGAAGATGCCACTGTAGCTCAAGCTATTTATGATGCTACAATTAAAGGATAA